A window from Neobacillus sp. PS3-40 encodes these proteins:
- a CDS encoding MoxR family ATPase has translation MELANKINLLKNEIGKFVIGKDLEIELMAISLLFNGHILLESVPGTGKTMLAKCFASAIGGAFSRIQFTPDVLPSDVTGIQFFNPKIQEFELRSGPIMANIVLADEINRATPRTQSSLLEAMEERQVTIDGQTVVLDEPFMVIATQNPVESQQGTFPLPIAQMDRFFIKIKIEYPSIEEERRIMKLYRGEIVTDESRHVFSNSEILQLKTAVKGITISEDLEKFILQIVRKTRNHPYIELGVSPRGTLALMRASQGKAFLNGRSFVTPSDVLWVAPYVLSHRIFLSTEGFLSNSQEMIMDEILKSIEVPVETGVNG, from the coding sequence ATGGAATTAGCAAACAAAATTAATCTTTTGAAAAATGAAATCGGTAAATTCGTAATTGGCAAAGATTTGGAAATTGAATTGATGGCTATTTCCTTACTTTTTAATGGACATATTTTGCTTGAAAGTGTTCCTGGTACAGGAAAAACAATGCTGGCTAAATGTTTTGCATCGGCAATTGGCGGTGCTTTCTCTCGTATCCAATTTACTCCTGATGTATTACCAAGTGATGTTACAGGGATTCAATTTTTCAACCCAAAGATTCAAGAGTTTGAATTAAGATCCGGACCAATTATGGCAAACATCGTTTTAGCAGATGAAATCAATCGGGCAACCCCAAGAACCCAATCAAGCCTACTAGAAGCAATGGAAGAGAGACAAGTAACGATTGATGGTCAGACGGTCGTACTAGACGAACCTTTTATGGTCATTGCGACACAAAATCCAGTAGAATCACAGCAAGGGACTTTCCCTTTGCCAATAGCACAAATGGATCGATTCTTTATTAAAATAAAAATTGAATATCCTTCAATAGAAGAAGAAAGAAGGATTATGAAATTGTATAGAGGCGAAATAGTTACTGATGAGAGTCGGCATGTATTTTCCAATTCAGAGATATTACAATTGAAGACAGCTGTAAAAGGCATCACTATTTCAGAAGATCTTGAAAAGTTCATATTACAGATTGTTAGGAAAACTCGTAATCATCCATATATTGAATTAGGCGTCAGTCCAAGAGGAACGTTGGCGTTAATGAGAGCATCCCAAGGCAAAGCATTCTTAAATGGACGAAGTTTTGTTACTCCTAGTGATGTATTGTGGGTAGCCCCATATGTGTTATCACACCGAATTTTTCTTTCAACAGAAGGCTTTTTATCAAATTCACAAGAAATGATCATGGATGAAATACTTAAATCCATTGAGGTTCCAGTGGAAACAGGAGTAAACGGATGA
- a CDS encoding DUF58 domain-containing protein, producing MIWHKYSVEDRRIPGICALAAVLLVLSLFADSKLTFFLTTLFLFITYANQFYFKKIGQSLLFNNIIQKDCFFINQQGKWVLEFHNEGLPILKGEIKVYFDQVVSPFEEQVESMLFMHEISVPFSIFTHQKKRITIPFKTKMRGNAKIRKLEMHIPNIIGFGEIVLEYKNIVHQDIFVYPVPIPVKYLKERLSMRPEWNVAPLSIYEDRLAPQGTRDYVFSDSFNRIHWKASARKQSLQTKIYEQITDNGWNIAINISDGYAITGQLEQLLSSVTEFAYYAYKRQIPYSFCINIRSAGNIPFLFIPLGQGNKHLQKVLEILASINTLHVSFPYEKMLSYYNRHLATQPFFIHGGIRTSSVDALFLEMVRKKVLLLELKVNNESGWIIPLDVQRESGVSQ from the coding sequence ATGATTTGGCATAAATATTCCGTAGAGGACCGAAGAATTCCTGGAATATGCGCCCTTGCTGCGGTGCTATTAGTTTTAAGCCTTTTTGCTGATTCGAAGCTTACTTTTTTTCTTACAACCCTTTTTCTTTTCATTACATATGCTAATCAGTTTTATTTTAAAAAAATTGGGCAGTCTTTACTTTTTAATAATATCATTCAAAAGGATTGTTTTTTTATAAATCAACAAGGAAAGTGGGTTCTCGAGTTCCATAATGAGGGATTACCAATCTTAAAAGGTGAAATAAAGGTATATTTCGATCAAGTTGTATCACCATTCGAAGAACAAGTGGAATCAATGTTATTCATGCATGAGATTTCAGTCCCGTTTTCAATTTTTACCCATCAAAAAAAGCGGATTACCATTCCCTTTAAAACAAAAATGCGTGGAAATGCAAAGATACGCAAGCTAGAAATGCATATTCCAAATATTATTGGATTTGGTGAAATAGTTCTTGAATACAAAAATATAGTTCATCAAGATATTTTTGTTTATCCTGTACCTATCCCGGTTAAATACTTAAAAGAACGCCTTTCAATGCGACCTGAGTGGAATGTTGCCCCTCTTTCAATTTATGAAGATAGGCTTGCCCCTCAAGGTACAAGGGATTATGTCTTTTCAGATAGCTTTAATCGAATCCACTGGAAAGCAAGTGCACGAAAGCAATCTTTACAAACGAAAATATATGAACAAATTACTGATAATGGTTGGAATATCGCAATAAATATTTCAGATGGCTATGCGATAACAGGCCAATTAGAACAATTGCTTAGTAGCGTTACAGAGTTTGCTTATTACGCTTATAAACGGCAAATTCCTTATTCTTTTTGCATCAACATACGATCCGCGGGAAATATTCCTTTTCTCTTTATTCCTTTAGGACAAGGAAATAAACACTTGCAAAAGGTTCTTGAAATACTTGCTTCAATAAATACCCTTCATGTAAGTTTTCCATATGAGAAGATGTTGTCTTATTATAATCGGCATTTAGCAACGCAGCCATTTTTCATTCATGGTGGTATAAGAACTTCATCAGTAGATGCCCTATTTTTGGAAATGGTTAGAAAGAAAGTATTGTTGTTAGAGTTAAAGGTTAATAACGAATCTGGATGGATCATACCCCTTGATGTTCAGAGGGAAAGTGGGGTGAGCCAATGA
- a CDS encoding glycerol-3-phosphate responsive antiterminator: MLNQKILPASTNMKEFECFLKSSYEIGVYLYMHIAQLKNIDLLAKQYGKKMIYHVDLIHGIKNDEYATEYICQEYKPYGLISTKSSVILKAKQKGVIAVQRIFLIDSHALEKSYKLVEKTRPDFIEVLPGAMPQMIKEVKERLGTPIFAGGLIRTSEEVQNALDAGANAITTSKRELWDFFGNKNL; this comes from the coding sequence ATGTTAAACCAGAAAATATTACCTGCTTCTACAAACATGAAGGAATTTGAATGTTTTTTAAAAAGTTCTTATGAGATTGGTGTTTACTTATATATGCATATTGCCCAATTGAAAAATATCGATTTGCTTGCAAAACAATATGGAAAAAAAATGATCTACCACGTCGATTTGATCCATGGCATCAAAAATGACGAATATGCTACTGAATATATTTGCCAGGAATACAAGCCATATGGATTAATCTCTACCAAATCCAGCGTCATTTTAAAAGCAAAGCAAAAGGGTGTAATTGCAGTTCAAAGAATATTTCTAATTGATAGTCATGCTCTTGAAAAAAGCTATAAACTCGTAGAAAAAACACGTCCAGATTTTATTGAAGTTTTGCCTGGCGCGATGCCTCAAATGATAAAAGAAGTGAAAGAAAGGCTGGGAACACCAATCTTTGCAGGGGGATTGATTCGAACATCCGAAGAGGTTCAAAATGCTCTAGATGCAGGTGCCAATGCCATTACCACATCCAAGAGGGAACTTTGGGATTTCTTTGGTAATAAAAATTTATAA
- a CDS encoding MIP/aquaporin family protein yields the protein MTPFIGEMIGTMILIVFGAGIGAGSSLKKSYSNNAGWIVITIAWGLAVTMGVFAVGSVSGAHLNPAVTIALAINGDFPWANVPEYILAQMIGAILGAALVYLHYLPHWKATDDPGTKLGVFATGPAIPHTFSNLLSEIFGTFILVLGLMFIGANKFTEGLNPLAVGALIVVIGMSLGGTTGYAINPARDLGPRIAHFILPIHGKGGSNWGYSWIPVVGPILGGALGAVFYKSVFLGEVTGALWVVIGINLVFLLLASVLGKNQSSNINDSKKVA from the coding sequence ATGACGCCATTTATTGGAGAAATGATTGGTACCATGATTTTGATTGTTTTTGGTGCAGGAATAGGAGCAGGTTCTTCATTGAAGAAATCTTACTCAAATAATGCGGGGTGGATCGTTATTACGATTGCCTGGGGACTTGCAGTTACAATGGGTGTTTTTGCAGTAGGATCTGTTAGTGGGGCACATTTAAATCCAGCTGTAACAATCGCATTAGCTATAAATGGAGATTTCCCATGGGCTAATGTACCTGAATATATTCTTGCCCAAATGATTGGAGCAATTTTAGGAGCAGCACTAGTTTACTTGCATTACTTACCACACTGGAAGGCTACAGATGATCCTGGGACAAAGTTAGGTGTTTTTGCTACTGGTCCAGCAATTCCACATACTTTCTCAAATCTATTAAGTGAAATTTTTGGAACATTTATTCTTGTTCTAGGGCTAATGTTTATTGGAGCAAATAAATTTACCGAAGGATTAAATCCTCTTGCCGTAGGAGCATTGATTGTTGTGATTGGTATGTCCTTAGGTGGAACAACAGGTTATGCTATTAATCCTGCACGCGACCTAGGTCCAAGAATTGCTCATTTTATTTTACCGATTCACGGAAAAGGTGGTTCAAATTGGGGATATTCATGGATCCCAGTTGTTGGCCCAATTCTGGGCGGTGCTTTAGGTGCAGTATTTTATAAATCAGTATTTTTAGGGGAAGTAACAGGAGCACTATGGGTAGTGATTGGAATCAATCTTGTATTCCTTTTGCTTGCATCAGTACTTGGGAAAAACCAGTCAAGTAATATCAATGATTCAAAGAAAGTAGCTTAA
- the glpK gene encoding glycerol kinase GlpK produces the protein MEKYILSLDQGTTSSRAILFNKGGEIVHVAQKEFTQHFPQPGWVEHNANEIWGSILSVIAGVLSESGIKPEQIAGIGITNQRETTVVWDKETGVPVYNAIVWQSRQTSEICDELKEKGLNDLFSEKTGLLIDAYFSGTKVKWILDNVEGAREKAEQGKLLFGTIDTWLIWKLSGGKAHVTDYSNASRTLMYNIHELKWDEELLDILGVPASMLPEVHPSSSIYAHTVDYHFFGKEVPIAGVAGDQQAALFGQACFGEGMAKNTYGTGCFMLMNTGEKAVRSEHGLLTTIAWGLNGKVEYALEGSIFVAGSAIQWLRDGLRMFKDAKESEDYAKKVASTEGVYIVPAFVGLGTPYWDSEVRGAVFGLTRGTTKEHFVRATLESLAYQTKDVLSAMEADSGIELKTLRVDGGAVKNNFLMEFQSDLLNVPVERPTVNETTALGAAYLAGLAVGFWENQEEISKQWAVDHKFSPDMGDDERAKLYDGWKKAVKAAMAFK, from the coding sequence GTGGAAAAGTATATTTTATCATTAGACCAAGGAACAACAAGCTCTCGTGCAATTCTTTTTAATAAAGGTGGAGAAATTGTTCATGTTGCGCAAAAAGAATTTACACAACATTTTCCACAGCCTGGTTGGGTGGAACATAATGCCAATGAAATTTGGGGTTCAATTCTGTCGGTTATCGCTGGAGTTTTATCTGAATCAGGTATTAAGCCTGAACAAATTGCTGGAATTGGGATAACAAATCAGCGTGAAACGACAGTTGTTTGGGATAAAGAAACAGGTGTCCCTGTTTATAATGCAATTGTGTGGCAATCAAGACAAACAAGTGAAATTTGTGATGAACTTAAAGAAAAAGGTTTAAACGATCTATTCAGCGAAAAAACTGGTTTATTAATAGATGCATACTTCTCTGGAACAAAAGTAAAATGGATTTTGGATAATGTTGAAGGTGCACGTGAAAAAGCTGAACAAGGAAAATTATTGTTTGGAACCATTGACACTTGGTTAATTTGGAAGTTATCAGGTGGTAAAGCACATGTTACAGATTATTCAAACGCTTCACGTACACTTATGTATAATATTCACGAATTAAAATGGGATGAGGAGTTATTAGATATTTTAGGAGTGCCAGCTTCGATGCTTCCAGAAGTTCATCCTTCTTCCTCTATTTATGCACATACAGTTGATTATCACTTCTTCGGCAAAGAAGTTCCGATTGCTGGTGTTGCCGGGGATCAACAAGCTGCGTTGTTCGGACAGGCTTGTTTTGGTGAAGGAATGGCAAAAAATACGTATGGTACTGGTTGTTTCATGTTAATGAATACAGGTGAAAAAGCGGTCAGATCTGAGCATGGCTTATTAACAACAATTGCATGGGGACTAAATGGCAAAGTGGAATATGCCCTTGAAGGAAGTATCTTTGTAGCAGGCTCCGCTATTCAATGGCTTCGTGATGGACTCAGAATGTTTAAGGATGCTAAAGAGAGTGAAGATTACGCAAAGAAGGTAGCATCAACAGAGGGTGTTTATATTGTACCTGCTTTTGTTGGGCTTGGAACACCATATTGGGATAGTGAAGTACGGGGAGCAGTTTTTGGATTAACTCGTGGAACGACCAAAGAACATTTTGTTCGAGCAACCCTCGAATCACTTGCATATCAAACGAAAGATGTTTTGTCAGCAATGGAAGCGGATTCTGGGATCGAGTTAAAAACACTGCGTGTCGATGGTGGAGCCGTAAAGAATAACTTCTTAATGGAATTCCAAAGTGATCTTTTAAATGTTCCCGTTGAAAGGCCAACCGTTAATGAAACAACTGCACTTGGAGCAGCTTATTTAGCAGGACTTGCAGTTGGTTTTTGGGAAAACCAAGAGGAAATCTCGAAGCAATGGGCAGTGGATCATAAATTCTCTCCAGATATGGGGGATGACGAACGAGCTAAATTATATGATGGTTGGAAGAAGGCAGTAAAAGCTGCAATGGCATTTAAATAA
- a CDS encoding glycerol-3-phosphate dehydrogenase/oxidase: protein MKFSTLNRNGIVSKLKSEIYDVLVIGGGITGAGIALDAASRGMSIALVEMQDFSAGTSSRSTKLVHGGLRYLKQFEVKMVAEVGKERAIVYENGPHVTTPERMLLPIHKGGTFGKFSTSIGLRVYDFLAGVKKGERRSMLSTNETLVKEPLIKKSGLKGGGYYVEYRTDDARLTIEVMKAAHEKGAIACNYSKVIKLNYQNGKVIGALIEDQLTGEQYEIRAKKVVNAAGPWVDKIRELDQSKKGKVLQLTKGVHLVIDQSRFPLKQAIYFDTPDGRMVFAIPREGKAYVGTTDTFFDKDTTNPNVTASDRSYILKAIHYMFPDVLISEKDIESSWAGVRPLIYEEGKDASEISRKDEIWESKSGLVTIAGGKLTGYRKMAETIVDFLAAKFTTENGTTFPQGNTKSMPISGGDIGGAANFDTFCTSQIEAGTALGLTRDQSLHLASQYGSNIPLVFELLKKYKHDAEKYELPLPLFAKLVYGIEYEMVVTPIDFFNRRTGAILFDINLVRKWNTKVIAYMNDKLSWNEKEKQKYIIELEQALKSAVSPVDELNDFPKASNGN, encoded by the coding sequence ATGAAATTTTCCACATTAAATCGAAATGGCATAGTTAGCAAACTTAAAAGCGAAATATATGATGTATTGGTTATTGGTGGTGGAATTACTGGTGCTGGAATTGCTCTTGATGCTGCATCCAGAGGAATGAGTATAGCACTTGTTGAAATGCAGGATTTTTCAGCAGGAACATCAAGCCGCTCTACAAAACTTGTTCACGGTGGACTTCGGTATTTAAAGCAATTTGAAGTAAAGATGGTCGCAGAAGTAGGCAAAGAAAGAGCAATTGTCTATGAAAATGGGCCACATGTGACAACTCCTGAAAGGATGCTGCTCCCGATTCATAAAGGGGGAACTTTTGGGAAATTTAGTACTTCTATCGGTTTACGTGTTTACGATTTTTTAGCAGGAGTCAAAAAGGGTGAACGCCGATCAATGTTGTCAACTAATGAAACATTAGTAAAAGAACCGCTTATTAAAAAATCAGGTTTAAAAGGTGGCGGTTATTACGTTGAATATAGGACTGATGATGCCAGACTCACGATTGAAGTTATGAAAGCGGCACATGAGAAAGGGGCAATTGCCTGTAACTACTCAAAAGTAATAAAACTGAATTATCAAAATGGAAAAGTGATTGGTGCACTAATTGAAGATCAACTAACTGGAGAACAATATGAAATTCGTGCTAAAAAAGTTGTGAATGCTGCTGGACCGTGGGTCGATAAAATTCGTGAGCTTGACCAATCGAAGAAGGGGAAAGTTCTTCAGCTTACAAAGGGTGTTCATCTTGTTATCGATCAGTCTAGGTTCCCTCTGAAGCAAGCCATCTATTTTGATACACCTGATGGTCGAATGGTATTTGCAATTCCCCGTGAAGGAAAAGCATACGTTGGAACGACAGACACATTTTTTGACAAAGATACAACTAATCCAAATGTGACAGCAAGTGACCGAAGCTATATTCTCAAGGCCATTCATTATATGTTTCCTGATGTTTTAATCAGTGAAAAGGATATTGAGTCAAGTTGGGCGGGGGTACGTCCACTTATATATGAGGAAGGAAAAGATGCTTCCGAAATTTCTAGAAAGGATGAAATTTGGGAATCAAAGTCAGGACTTGTAACAATTGCTGGTGGGAAATTAACAGGGTACCGGAAAATGGCTGAAACCATTGTTGATTTTTTAGCTGCTAAATTTACTACGGAGAATGGCACTACTTTTCCTCAAGGGAATACAAAAAGTATGCCTATTTCAGGGGGGGATATAGGCGGAGCTGCAAATTTCGACACATTTTGTACATCACAAATTGAAGCTGGAACTGCTTTAGGTTTAACGCGTGACCAGTCATTACATCTTGCAAGTCAATATGGTTCCAATATCCCGCTTGTTTTTGAACTCTTAAAAAAATATAAGCATGATGCAGAAAAATACGAGTTACCCCTTCCACTATTTGCAAAGCTTGTTTACGGGATTGAATACGAAATGGTTGTGACACCTATTGACTTTTTTAACAGGAGAACAGGCGCAATTCTTTTTGATATCAATTTAGTTCGAAAATGGAATACAAAAGTAATTGCTTATATGAATGATAAATTGAGTTGGAATGAAAAAGAGAAACAAAAATATATAATTGAATTAGAGCAAGCATTGAAATCAGCTGTTAGCCCTGTTGATGAACTAAATGATTTTCCAAAGGCTTCAAACGGAAACTAA